A window of Juglans regia cultivar Chandler chromosome 7, Walnut 2.0, whole genome shotgun sequence contains these coding sequences:
- the LOC109002012 gene encoding casein kinase 1-like protein 2, which produces MEPRVGNKFRLGRKIGSGSFGEIYLGTNIQTNEEVAIKLENVKTKHPQLLYESKLYKILQGGTGIPNVRWFGVEGDYNVLVMDLLGPSLEDLFNFCSRKLSLKTVLMLADQMINRVEFVHSKSFLHRDIKPDNFLMGLGRRANQVYIIDFGLAKKYRDTSTHQHIPYRENKNLTGTARYASMNTHLGIEQSRRDDLESLGYVLMYFLRGSLPWQGLKAGTKKQKYEKISEKKVSTSTEALSRGYPTEFASYFHYCRSLRFDDKPDYAYLKRLFRDLFIREGFQFDYVFDWTILKYQQSQIATPPNRTLGSGAGPSSGVPPTAANADKQSGGEEGRTIGWSSADPSRRRHSGPLINAGGLSKQKSPVVNDSTAAKDSMLSSSNFLRSSASSRRAAASSNRDAVIISSEADPSRTNTADASAGALLKISSGQRSSPVISSEHRTPSARNASNIKNLDSTLRGIESLHFNNDERVQL; this is translated from the exons ATGGAACCACGCGTTGGGAATAAGTTTCGACTAGGCCGGAAGATCGGTAGCGGATCGTTCGGAGAGATCTACCTCG GTACTAATATTCAGACGAATGAGGAGGTTGCGATTAAGCTT GAAAATGTCAAGACAAAGCATCCGCAGTTGCTTTATGAATCAAAGTTGTATAAAATACTACAAGGAGGAA CTGGAATCCCAAATGTCAGATGGTTTGGCGTTGAAGGAGACTATAATGTTCTCGTGATGGATTTGCTGGGACCCAGTCTTGAAGACTTATTCAACTTTTGCAGTAGGAAGTTGTCTCTTAAGACTGTTCTTATGCTTGCAGATCAGATG ATTAATCGAGTTGAGTTTGTTCATTCCAAATCATTTCTGCATCGGGATATTAAGCCTGACAACTTCCTTATGGGTTTAGGGAGGCGTGCAAATCAG GTCTACATCATTGACTTTGGTCTCGCTAAGAAGTATAGAGACACTTCAACGCATCAACATATTCCTTATAG AGAAAATAAGAATTTGACGGGAACTGCAAGATATGCAAGCATGAATACTCACCTTGGCATCG AACAAAGCCGCAGGGATGATTTAGAATCACTTGGATATGTTCTTATGTATTTCTTAAGAGGAAG TCTTCCTTGGCAGGGACTGAAAGCGGGAACTAAGAAGCAAAAGTATGAGAAGATTAGTGAGAAGAAAGTATCAACTTCTACTGAG GCCTTATCTCGTGGTTATCCTACAGAATTTGCTTCATACTTCCATTACTGCCGTTCTCTACGGTTTGATGATAAACCAGATTATGCTTATCTCAAAAGACTCTTCCGTGACCTTTTTATTCGTGAAG GCTTTCAGTTTGATTACGTGTTTGATTGGACCATTTTGAAATATCAACAATCCCAGATTGCCACTCCACCTAACCGGACTCTT GGTTCTGGTGCTGGACCCAGCTCTGGTGTGCCACCAACTGCAGCAAATGCTGATAAACAATCAG GTGGGGAAGAAGGTAGAACTATTGGTTGGTCTTCTGCAGATCCCTCTCGTAGGAGACACTCTGGACCACTTATAAATGCTGGAGGCTTGTCTAAGCAGAAAAGCCCAGTCGTGAATGACTCAACTGCAGCTAAAGATTCTATG TTATCAAGTTCTAATTTCTTGCGATCAAGTGCATCGTCGAGGCGAGCTGCTGCCTCTAGCAATCGCGATGCAGTAATTATTAGCAGTGAAGCTGACCCTTCTCGCACTAACACAGCAGATGCAAGTGCAGGAGCTCTTCTTAAAATTTCCAGTGGGCAAAGAAGTTCACCTGTTATATCATCCGAGCACCGGACACCTTCAGCAAGAAATGCCTCAAATATAAAGAACCTCGACTCAACCCTTAGGGGTATTGAGAGCCTGCATTTTAACAATGATGAGAGGGTACAGTTATAG
- the LOC109002013 gene encoding uncharacterized protein LOC109002013, giving the protein MEDFRSKSCRDGGRMQLESYHGGRTAPTSMQDLRSYSVSYGGSSAEPSQIVKEVKMKKGKSTVGAVSKSWSFGDPELQRKKRVAGYKVYAVEGKMKGSLRKSFRWLKKSYTQVVYGWR; this is encoded by the coding sequence ATGGAGGATTTCAGATCCAAGTCATGCAGGGATGGGGGGAGGATGCAGCTTGAGAGCTACCATGGAGGCAGGACTGCCCCAACAAGCATGCAAGATCTGAGGTCTTACAGTGTTAGTTATGGTGGTTCATCTGCAGAGCCAAGCCAGATTGTAAAGGAAGTGAAGATGAAGAAAGGGAAAAGCACTGTTGGGGCTGTTTCAAAAAGCTGGAGCTTCGGTGACCCAGAATTGCAGAGGAAGAAGAGGGTTGCTGGGTACAAGGTTTATGCTGTGGAAGGAAAGATGAAAGGGTCTCTCAGGAAGAGCTTTAGGTGGCTCAAGAAGTCATACACCCAAGTGGTCTATGGATGGCGGTGA
- the LOC109002014 gene encoding eukaryotic initiation factor 4A-15: MAGAAPEGSQFDARQFDTKMNELLSADGQDFFTSYDEVYESFDAMGLQENLLRGIYAYGFEKPSAIQQRGIVPFCKGLDVIQQAQSGTGKTATFCSGILQQLDYGLVQCQALVLAPTRELAQQIEKVMRALGDYLGVKVHACVGGTSVREDQRILQAGVHVVVGTPGRVFDMLRRQSLRPDSIKMFVLDEADEMLSRGFKDQIYDIFQLLPAKVQVGVFSATMPPEALEITRKFMNKPVRILVKRDELTLEGIKQFYVNVDKEEWKLETLCDLYETLAITQSVIFVNTRRKVDWLTDKMRSRDHTVSATHGDMDQNTRDIIMREFRSGSSRVLITTDLLARGIDVQQVSLVINFDLPTQPENYLHRIGRSGRFGRKGVAINFVTKDDERMLYDIQKFYNVVIEELPNNIADLL; this comes from the exons ATGGCAGGGGCGGCTCCAGAAGGTTCACAATTTGATGCTCGTCAGTTTGATACTAAGATGAACGAGTT GCTCTCAGCTGATGGGCAAGACTTCTTCACCTCATACGACGAGGTTTATGAAAGTTTTGATGCAATGGGATTGCAAGAAAACCTTCTGAGGGGTATCTATGCTTATG GTTTCGAGAAGCCTTCTGCAATTCAGCAAAGGGGGATTGTTCCTTTCTGCAAAGGCCTTGATGTGATTCAACAGGCTCAGTCTGGAACAGGAAAAACAGCAACATTCTGCTCTGGTATTTTGCAGCAACTTGATTATGGTCTTGTCCAATGCCAGGCTTTGGTTTTGGCACCGACTAGAGAACTAGCACAACAGATTGAGAAGGTTATGCGGGCGCTTGGTGATTATCTTGGTGTGAAGGTTCATGCTTGTGTTGGTGGGACAAGTGTTCGTGAGGATCAACGCATTCTTCAAGCCGGTGTCCATGTTGTTGTTGGTACTCCTGGTCGTGTATTTGACATGTTGCGGAGGCAGTCGCTTCGCCCTGATTCAATTAAGATGTTTGTATTGGATGAGGCTGATGAAATGCTTTCTCGTGGTTTCAAGGACCAG ATCTATGATATTTTTCAGCTGCTGCCAGCCAAAGTTCAGGTCGGGGTGTTCTCTGCCACAATGCCTCCTGAAGCCCTTGAGATCACCAGGAAGTTTATGAACAAGCCCGTGAGAATCTTGGTAAAGCGTGATGAACTCACCCTTGAGGGTATCAAGCAGTTCTATGTCAATGTTGATAAGGAAGAATGGAAGCTTGAGACACTCTGTGATCTCTATGAGACACTGGCCATCACCCAAAGTGTCATTTTTGTGAACACACGACGCAAGGTTGACTGGCTCACTGACAAGATGCGAAGCCGTGACCACACTGTGTCAGCCACCCATGGTGACATGGACCAGAACACTCGCGATATAATTATGCGTGAGTTCCGCTCTGGTTCTTCACGTGTTCTCATCACCACTGATCTGTTGGCTCGAGGTATTGATGTGCAGCAAGTGTCCCTAGTCATAAACTTTGACCTTCCTACTCAACCAGAAAACTACCTTCATCGTATTGGTCGAAGTGGACGGTTTGGGAGAAAGGGTGTTGCCATAAATTTTGTTACAAAGGATGATGAAAGAATGCTGTATGACATTCAGAAGTTCTATAATGTGGTCATCGAGGAGCTGCCAAATAATATTGCTGACCTCCTGTGA